In Cydia splendana chromosome 18, ilCydSple1.2, whole genome shotgun sequence, the genomic window GgttgaccggttaaacctggagttaccatggttaccagtacaatttgacactagattaatggtttaaccgcttaagcacgggttagtgggatggtgcaagtggcccttagactACTAAAGACACGCGTTTAGCGTACCTAgtatgtacatacctactgtCCCTTGACgattaataagtacctaatacatttCAAAACACCTTTGTTATTTTAACGATCTAGTACTGTTTACTAGTCTTGATCCTTAGTTAAGGCCGGTATTCCACCACAATGTGTACTTAAATGATCGGCCTTACTTAACTCGCCGCGCTAACTGAAACAGTATATTGGGAGGCGAAGGCGCAATTGGGTTAAACGGCTAATTGGATTAGAGAAACCCCTCGCGACGGGCCTTCCCAGGCTAACTTTTTGACATGTTTGCATAACATTACAACGGTCGATTATTTGCCTTCTTTTTTAGTGTCCGATCAAAATTTAGGTTTTggtttcggcataaaaatcGTGTTTCGGCCAAAGGTTCGCTGTCGGCCAAAAAATTACTGAACCTTTCGGCCATGCCGAAACTTACAACCATTGTAGGTACTTTGGGATCGCGTTCGGCTAGTTGTTATTCTATTTAGTCTTGCTAAATTATAATCTTAGGCCACTTCCGAAACGCATTTGGCCGGCTTTTTATGCCACTTGCTCTAGCTCCTACTCCACTTACACTTGCCCTCTAAAAATTAAGGCCGCCGACATTTATTTCAATGTTTTCAATACGTATAGGTATAAAAAGTTttggtttcggccgaaactgaGTCAATACTGAACCTTAGAAAGTTTCGGTTTTGGCAAAAAAAACTCGGTGTCAGTCGTACActcttttatttattacagaGGAAATTTCCAGTCTCATGGGGCCTTGGGGCTATGTTTggtacttacttatatttaatttacattttttataaaataaaattgaagaaaaataaaaataaaacgaatGATTACGACTTTGGGCTTCGAATTTCTTCACTGTCTGTCTCCAAAACCTGAAGCCGAAGGCATTAATTTACTGTAGTGGTAGTAATTTACAGTTCGATCACGTATTGAAGAAAGAAAGAAACTTACTAGCACGGAAAAAGAAATGCAATATGAACTTAACAAATAAATTGCATACATCTTGTTGGTTATACAACTGCGCCGTTTGTCAAGAATTATATGTTACAAGAAGAAACATTCGAgaaagttcaatagttttttttaatacctaaattaattgcttcacctcggaatttcttaacaaaagttaaaagttttaaaaaaataactcgaaaactacgaaaaatcggctaacatacatggggtatattctgatagcccacgacgtgagcAATCTAAAAAAAACcttggacgtcaaggtttggaccaacCTGTACTTGTATTGTAGCtatgttgttttatttttttttagaacaTCACGAGGGAGTCGTGATGTTGGATCGTATTTGTGTCGTGCATTGCCCTTGTCCCATGGGATTCATGGGAAGAGTCAAATTTGATTAGATATAAAAATCGAGCAATCATCAAAATCcacttagttttttatttacgCAATTTTACCCAATAGGTATTGGCTGATGGTGTTTCTAAACGACAGCCAAAGACTATAGTTtcaatcaatttaatttaaaatttcttAGTTATTGCTCATAAAATCTATAAATAACACGGCGCCAAGACTTAGTAAATCGTTCATTAGCCATCCACCTTCGTACATATAATTTTCAGCGCATCCTATATTTTTAACACCATGAGAGTTTTAAAGCAAATAAATATTGGTGCGTAAACTTGCTAAGTTCAATACCGCTTCGTTCGAATTCAATATACCTACTATGAGTCTCGACTGAAACTTTATCACATAGAATCCGTTTTCCGCAAGGAAAATGAGTATGCAAGTAAAAGTCACGTGCTAAACATTACGTACGTACAGTTAGCATCACATCAAATAAATAGTCGCATCCAAAGTGACCAAATATATTGCAACACAACCCTTTGTCTCATGGTAACAAAGGTATGTTGCTATACATGTCCATTGTCCAGTGTACACTGTAGGTACACCAATCATTACGTTATCTTAATTGTTATTGCTCCTATTCTTTGACAAATTCGGCATAATTTAATAATCTGTTTTGAACTAaagtcatttttttttacacttaattGCGTGTAGTAACTAGGCATCAGTGGAATCTATAAAACTCGATATCCACCGACATGCCTCATTTTTAGACAGTTTAGAACTTTTGCTACATTTCCCTCCATAATACTTTTTTGGTATTACGCTGCCATTGCAGccaaatttttaaaaataaatacttcttaaCGAAGTATTTGTTTTTAGTTATAACTAAGACACTTAATAGAGTTACCATGGACATCGTGGAACGGCGGGTTCGTTGCACCGCCGAGATCCGCTCCAGCGCGCTGTGCGGCCAGCTCGCCCTCGCCAGTGCCATTCAGAGGCGGCAGTTCCGGGCTCTTCCACACGCACACGTAGTACACAGACAGCAGAATAGCCGCCAGCGATACCGACAACAGGTACGCCAGCACCGTCAGCACGCGCACCACCTTGCTCACGGACTTCGGCTCGTACGCCTCCCGGAGCGGCGCGCCGGGCTCCTCCGACGCGCTTTCCTCGTCCCCCTGAGCGCACACCGACATCACCTCTACATTTTTTGTAATAAGAACTATATTTGTATACGACGTGAGTGTGCGGGTGTTCGCGGTCGGGAACGCGGCGAGAGTGGCTCCCGTCCAGCGACTGCTGTTCCCGCTCTAAGCCGATCAACTACACGCGTCACGGATTTACGAATGTTCGACGCGTCACCGATACTCGCTATACGTGTACGACGTGCCTACAGGCGAATTGACGAATTCATTCATAGCCGATAAAA contains:
- the LOC134799551 gene encoding uncharacterized protein LOC134799551 isoform X2, with translation MSVCAQGDEESASEEPGAPLREAYEPKSVSKVVRVLTVLAYLLSVSLAAILLSVYYVCVWKSPELPPLNGTGEGELAAQRAGADLGGATNPPFHDVHGRGGGAVDETLNSTAVTPTADIATETTLDPSSSVSSSEPLLSTESFSLSENKTNGVRADNSSVT